attcagaaaaaaatcttttaaagaGTTAAGAATTTTACATTAGATCCCTTCATGACCCAGTAGCCTCACCTCCTTGACCTGATGACATTGAAAACAGCACAATACATATAACAAGTATATGAAaatttttaattatgtataatTCAGAGTGCTTCATTGTCCTGACCAGTTTTAGGAAAttattgaggttttttttttcttttgacaaaaAATTATTCAGGCTTGAGAAACACAGTTAATGGAGGGATATCAGAAAGTTTTGAGAGACAAGCCACCACACTGAtgggttttggtcttttttttttttttttttttttggatttgttcataaaaataaaactatagaATGGtaccagccttatcctttaagtaATTGGGTATTTCATTTGGAATCGAAAGCAGGTTAACTTTTTGCATGACAAGTGATTGATGGTTTGTGGCCTAAGGTAGAAgaagatgagttaaacagctcttgtgACATGCCTGTGCCCTTCAGTCTGATTATACAGAAAGTTTGAAATTAATAGcttttgtgatatttctgttttgggtcATTGAAAATCACTGAACTGGATGTGCATCCAtcaagagctgtttaactcatcttcTACCTTACCTTCTACCTTCTACCTCTTGTAATAATGTGCTGTcctaaataaaacagacagtgGCCAACATAGTGACAAAATAGTGTTGAGTATGCCACATACCTGCAGTGAAAACTTTTCTCCGTACCGCACGAAGGTAGCAAGATGTTCACAGTTGTTTGTAAAGAGATTATACAACCCACAATGTGTCCTCGCTGCCTGGATGCGTGCTTTAATCTCCTCTTGAGTTCCCATGGTTAGTCCACCATCGAAGTAATTATCTACTTTGCCTGTGGTCTCTTTGAGTTCATCAAACGTGCATGTAATTGATGAGCCTTGTTCTGGAAATAAGGAAGGAATTTAGCAGCACCCactcaaaacagtcattttaatttcattgtcatttgataatcttcatgatttcatttcatataATGGAGGTGTCCAAGAATCATaagaaaaaactgacaaaaacattaatatagTGAAGGACATCTCTGCATTTTTGGATATCCTTGTTTGGTATCATACTAAACAGCTAGCCCAaagtcagagtcagattttAAGTGCATTTTAAGTGTATTGTAGACTTTGGATGAAGAAAGACtagtttccccctgcttccagtctgaGCTTGAAAAAGCTAGGTCAAATAAATGATGGTTGTACAGAGGTAAAACTGAAGGCTAACTCCTCCACTGATAACTCACAAATGTATTTCCTAAGATGTCTGAAAagatttttgtaaataaaacctAATgctactaatgctaatgctactTTTACTGATAAGTACCAATGTCTGCTACACCTGAAATGATGATTACTCAGATGAAAGAAAATTGACAGCAtctattttgatatttaaaaatttgcttttgtctttttcaatgTAAACCTATTTTTGAAGCTCTTTGTTGTATATGATAGTGAACTGAATGTTTTTAGCTTTtgaacattttacagactaaatacctacaaaacaatagaaaacaatcataatacataaaaacataataatatatacatatgcatctgttgtcattttaaatacacGTacttgtgaaatgaaaaatgtcgTCCTCAGGTCTTCTGCCAGTTAAAGTCTCGTTATCCACATAAATAGCAAAGTGCTTGTAGAAAACTGTACCCCCACATCTCCTTTCAAAAGAAATAATATCTCCAAACTGATACTGTGAAGAAATCAGAGATGCATTTTAACAACTTAACATTCATTATAGAAAATATCAAATGACTGAAGAactgatggatggagggatgaataatcttaaaatgctaaataatgAAACTTTGACAAAAGCAGACAAGCCATCACATTGTTGTATGATAATGTTGTATGGTGACATAGGTTTGAGTTTGGTGAAATTTAGAATAGAAGGCCTGCATTTTAAACTGCATTGTGGCGATTGAAAGATGAAATCTTTTATGGAAGATTTAGAACCTAGTGTTTAAGGCTTTAATCATACAAAGGTCTACAAGTCTGGATATCTTAGCATTAACTGCTATATATATTTCGACCAATCTGATTTAAGGCTTTCTTAGGATGTCTTCAGTTtcttgtttttgactgttgCTCAGTAAGGTCAAGATCAAGACATTAATCTGGCCTCTGATAACTTGATAACTTTTAAAATACTTACTGTCTG
The Lates calcarifer isolate ASB-BC8 unplaced genomic scaffold, TLL_Latcal_v3 _unitig_1887_quiver_1418, whole genome shotgun sequence genome window above contains:
- the LOC127139623 gene encoding phospholipase A and acyltransferase 1 gives rise to the protein MKNLILVAVILQLVITISQIQTYQFGDIISFERRCGGTVFYKHFAIYVDNETLTGRRPEDDIFHFTKQGSSITCTFDELKETTGKVDNYFDGGLTMGTQEEIKARIQAARTHCGLYNLFTNNCEHLATFVRYGEKFSLQNGTFVAKLCSKTSRSCTPLKKKAEELIENAKKEAECMKKSEASSSRKHNG